One Siniperca chuatsi isolate FFG_IHB_CAS linkage group LG8, ASM2008510v1, whole genome shotgun sequence DNA segment encodes these proteins:
- the LOC122880630 gene encoding zinc finger BED domain-containing protein 4-like has product MSVAVEIAGYPHVRCFAHVLNLAVQRALKLPNVARLLGRIRRICTFFHRSTSAAEALKRNQKMLGLPHHKLITDVVVRWNSAYEMISRFLEQQPAVTAALLSPEVRKNTTDISTLTDGDIKNAEEVVKALHPMLVATKSMCEEKSPTVSIIAPLHAQLLSNTLSTIEDAPLVKDIKCAIHGDLSKRYMSAEEKNFLSRCLRLRPQV; this is encoded by the exons ATGTCCGTAGCTGTTGAGATTGCTGGATATCCACACGTTCGCTGTTTCGCTCATGTTTTGAATCTCGCGGTGCAGCGTGCCCTCAAACTGCCAAATGTCGCTCGACTGCTCGGGAGAATTAGGAGAATTTGCACATTCTTCCACAGGAGCACCTCAGCAGCTGAGGCACTGAAGAGGAACCAGAAGATGTTAGGCCTTCCGCACCACAAGCTGATAACTGATGTTGTTGTCCGCTGGAACAGTGCCTATGAGATGATCAGCCGGTTTCTTGAGCAACAGCCAGCTGTTACTGCTGCCCTCTTATCTCCAGAG GTCAGAAAGAATACCACTGACATCTCTACCCTGACTGATGGAGACATCAAGAATGCAGAAGAGGTTGTGAAAGCCCTCCATCCAATGCTGGTAGCAACAAAGAGCATGTGTGAGGAGAAAAGTCCAACTGTTTCCATCATTGCTCCTCTTCACGCCCAACTTCTGAGCAACACACTCAGCACAATTGAGGATGCCCCTCTCGTCAAGGACATAAAGTGTGCCATCCATGGAGACCTATCAAAGCGCTACATGTCTGCAGAGGAGAAAAACTTCCTCTCACGTTGCCTCCGCCTTAGACCCCAGGTTTAA